The Brassica oleracea var. oleracea cultivar TO1000 chromosome C7, BOL, whole genome shotgun sequence sequence ATTGAAGGTAGATGAGAAGAGCGATGTGTACAGCTTCGGTGTTGTTCTTTTGGAACTCGTCACCGGAAGGAAACCCGTCGGAGAATTCGGAGACGGCGTGGATATCGTTCAGTGGGTGCGAAGCATGACGGATTCGAACAAGGAATGTGTGCTCAAAGTTATCGACCATAGACTCTCTTCTGTACCCGTCCACGAAGTAACGCACGTCTTCTACGTTGCGTTGCTTTGCGTTGAAGAACAGGCGGTGGCGAGGCCGACGATGAGGGAAGTCGTTCAGATCCTCACCGAGCTCCCAAAGATCCCTCTTTCGAAACAGCTGGCGGTGGAATCAGACGTGACGGAGAAATCTCCGGCAGTAGATGAAGATCTCCTCAGTAATTAGACTTCCCGACGACGACGGGTTTAAGTTCATGGAGGGGCAAACGTGTCTTTTAAGGCAAAGAGATGGTGTTAATCACGTGTTTTAAGCCCTCTTCTTTGATTCGGACAAGGCAACTAACTATGAGTTCGGTCTTTACTGGTTTAAGCAACTCTTGAAGTTGTTGTTTTTTTCTGCCCATATATATTCGAGTTGCATTACTTTTACCCTTTGATAGAAATTTTGACATGAGGCTGGTGAGTTCTTGTTCTCACCTTGGTTTATCCTTTTAGACCGTAACTGAATGTGGTAACTGTTACGATGCAAGAAGACATTACATGTGAGAGGAGACAGTGAGGGGAAACTAAAGGTATGAATGTGTGTGTGGGGACTTCCTGATGATAAGTTATGCTGAGAAGGGAGAAAGCGAAAGCTCACTCACAATTTCTTTAGTTTATTGCAAATGCATGTGTAGTGTCTTTAATGAATCAAATGGTCCTGAGATCTTTTTCAACCCTCTTCCCTTGTCTTGAAGCAAAAATCTAAATTTATATGAAGCATTTATGACATCTCATTATTGTAAGCCATATATCCAACTTTGATTTTGACCCACCCAAAAATTCGAATACTTAGGTGTTGTTGCTTTCTTTGATATTTAACCATGCTATGAGATACGAAAGATAAGAGTTAAAAAGTATGTTTGTAAGGATATTTTAGATATAATCTTTCATTATCAAAGATGTATGATACATTGATGAAAATGATAATATAATAAATGTTTGACAAAAAAAAAAAAATACTTTGGTTCAGGTTGGTTTGGTTTGGTTTTTGATCCATTTCTACTAAAAATACATAGAAAACAGAAATACACTTTTTGGACTAATTATTTTAGAACACGCCTCTTTTTAAAACGTAGAGAATATCAATTATAAGAATTCAGTTAAATAATGTATTTGTTTTTTTTAAGTTACTATATTGTATTTGTTTTGATGTTATGTATTTACGAGAAATTAAAATTTCCCTTCATTAGATCTTTATAAGTATTTTTTATTTTATCTTTTCTATGGAGAAAATATTGCGATAAATACAAACTTTAAAAAAATAAAGTTGATTGTTTTTTTTTTTGTTATTTAATGACAAATAATTAATGATCGTTATTCAAAGCTATAATCCTACGTGGATTTAACCTATTCTGAGAAGAGCCTCTATAGATATATATTGAGTTCAAGTCATATAACGTGAACGATCCTTGGCCCTTAGGAATCAAATCTTTTCAGAGTATGCCTTCTAGAAGAAGACTTGCCGTATATGTTTTAACGATGATTTTGAAGTTCATCAGATGGCAGATGCATTCCGTCGCTTTATGCGGTCATCAATTCTGTGTGGAGTGCATGAGACAGTATATAGAAGCGATGCTACTCGAGGGAGGAGTACCGAGATGTCCTCGTTATCAATGCGAGTCTAAGCCAATTCTTAGAAGTTTTACCAATCTTTTGACACTTAAACTAAGAAAGATGTGGGAACAAAGGATCCAAGAGGACTCGATTCCCGTGGCTGACAGAGTTTATTGCCCAAACCGGATGTGCTCGGCTTTAATGTCGGTATCGGAGCTCTCTAAATCTACTAATGGACATATGAGATGTTGCTTCAAATGTTCAAATTTTACGTTCTCTGCAAAGTTCCATGGATTAATAACATGTCCTGCGGTGATTACAAGAGGTTGGGTCCAAATCCTACAACAAATGACATGATGCTAAAAGCTCTAGCAAATCAGAAAATGTGGCGTCAGTGTGGAAAGTGCCAACACATGATCGAACGTGTTGCAGGTTGCAGTAAAGTAACTTGCAGGTATCAACATTATACAAGCACCACATTCTTTAGCTATCATATAATCCATCTGAATTTCATTATATATCTTGCCTAATTAATATTGAGTACTGTTCTGTTCATTTAAATTTTATAAAACTTGTCGAAGATAATAATTTGTGAATCTTATATATTAAAACAGAAGTCACAACTTTGATTCATGTGTGATTTTTTTTAAAATAGACCTAATGGACATATTCCTAAAAAGTCATGTTATCATTTAAATTTTGGACCTACCGGAAATTTTTATTGGGCTATCAATAATTGGATTTAAACAACAGATGATCCATTGGATTTATAGATAGTATAAATTAAATAGATATAATTTAATGTTGTAATACTATATACACCTCCATATGTTAAATATTTAAATATTTGTCGATGTTAACTTTTAAAATTATAAAAAAAAAATTAGATGACAAAAATCATATTATCTAATAATGGTTAATCTTTACTACCTTAAACCAATGAAAACAAATTTTAAACTATATACTTTATTTTAAAAATTAAACAAAAACTAAATATTTAATTATTTACTCGATAATATAAATCTATGAAATGAAAAGTTTAATTTTTTAAAAACTTTATAAATTTGTGAAATATTACAATATCTTTGAATATGACAATAAAATAATATTTTACTAATATTTATATATATAGTTACGATTTTCATAATGAAATAATAATCCGAAATATATATATAAGAAGATACAAATACATGTGAAAATTTGAAACAATCTATTCAATATTTTAAAAATTGATAGTATATTATAATATATATCAATTTAGAATTAAAAATAAAATATTTATATAAAAACAAATGAAAACAAAAATCTACGCGGTTGCGCGGGTCGAGATGTAGTATCTATCATGATGGATATTCGTTTTGCTACACATGTGGAGAAGAATGGAAACAAGGGGGTTGTTCTCACCGATGGTACTATTTAATAATTACCGTTTCTGTTGTTTCCTTACTAATAATTATTGTCATAAACTTGGGATATTAATCTGCAAAGAACAATAGAAATCGGTTTTGTAGTTGGTGTTCATGTTGCTAATAGAAAACGACTTTGGCATAAGAAAGGAAAAAAAGACGTAGATGAGGCTTGGTTAAGTTTTACCTGCTCATCTCCTTTTTGGTTGATTTTATTCTATAGTTATATTTTACAACCACTCAGCAGTCAGCATGTCCCAGTAAATAACAACGACATCACCACTTGGTCCTTCAAACCTGATTTTATGTGTCGCCGTCTTTTTGTATAACATGTCGCTACCATTGGCGAACGAGGCCAGAGTTTTCTTACACCATCGGTTTATTAAAACTAGGAATAAAAATGAACGTTAAAGATGCCAACTGGGACCAAAGTTTCGATGTTTGACACTCCGGGCAGGCTTAGCACTGTTCCAAGCCCTAGGACAAAAAAAAATTATCCTTTGAAAATTATATTTATTTAATGTTTAAAATATTTTAATAATTTAATCAATAATATTTTATATATTTTGTGATGAAAATAAAATATATACAAAATATTTTTAGGCTCTTTTCAATTTTCAATTTTTTATAAAATATAGATTTATAAAAAAATTGAACCCCTTAATTAGCCGACCCTATTGACATCATTGAAAACTAGGGTTTAAGTTAAGCCTTTTGGACTTAATCTATCTTATTAAAGCATAAACATAATGTTTGACATAACTTTTATTTTGTAAGTGTTTAAATTAAATACATATTTTTACTTTATAGTTAAAACTACAATAAATCACTTATATTCATTTTTTTATACTACTATCCATATTTCCAAAATAATATACTCATTTCTTTATACTATTATCCATGTTTCCAAACAAAAAATATAATTAATATTGTGTCGAAATAATATAAAATGTTAGATCTCATTTTTTTTAAAAAAAGTTAAAAATTCTTTCAAACTATTTAGATAAATTAAATAATTGAAAAATTCAAATAATTTGTAAAATAACGAAAATAAATAGAACTTATTTTACAGGTTTAAATACTACAAAACATTTCAACCAATAATAAATAAATTAAATTAACAGATTATTTTATTTATATTTCCTAAATAAGGTTATATCATTTATTTAAGTAACATAATAATTCAATAATATCCATTACATAAAAATCATATAAACGTTATACATTGTACCATAAATATATAAAACAAAATTATGAAAATGTTCAAAATATATGTTATCTAAAGAAAAATGATTAACACTAATTGTTAACAACAAATTTAAACCAATTATAATATAAACCAAATTATTAACAAAATAAATTACACAAAACAATTATAATAAAATTAGTTAAGGTATATAAAATGAGTAATATGATCAAGACATATTTATAGTTCTTAATTATTTTATATTTATCATTTTTTTCTATCAAAATTTTGTAGAAACATCATAATTTCATAAAATTACAAAACAATGAATTTTAAAATTTGGATTAAAAGGTAACAATTTGAATAAAATTAGATTATATGTATCGGTCATCTATCGGTTCAAATTAGTCTCGGATTTTAGTATTTTTCTAAATATAGATATTATTAAAAATCTAAATCAATTTATCGATCACCGAATTAACCGGTTTGACCGCGAGTTTAGGCCGGATTTAAAAGCAGTGATTTAAATGCAAAATTATTTTAAATACACAAAATTCTTAAAAACTAACAAAATATTTGTTAAATTATTAGTGAAATTTTCATCATAAAATATTTCACCTTTGCAAAGCGCGGATCAAGAACTAGTTCACTTTTTAAACTAGATGAGGATCAGTACCTTTGCGGATTGATATATATATATATAACAAAATTTAATTTTAGTTTTTAATTTTTATTTAAAATTAAATTATTGAACTAGATATAATTTTTAAAGTTTATCTCATCTCTATAATTTTTAATATATATTTATTAATTAATTATCCTAATATCATGACAAATAGATATATTAACATATAGTTTTAAATAATAATATTATACTAATGACTTATCCTATAATTGTTGAAAATATGATAAATCAGAAAAATTACATTTTAAATAATAGCATAGATTTGTTAACAATTCTCTTAATGATTTATGGTTTTAAATCAAGTTATCTTATCTTTAGAGACTAGATAAAAGATTCTCTCCGCCTTCTCTCTAGCTAGTTCTTTTGGTTGCTTCCGTCGCTTCTCCGTTTACCCGACTCCGGCTGCTCACTTAGAGCTGGGGTTGGAATCTGTCTCTCTTTGTCTTCCATGCTCTCTTTTTGGATCTTATTCTCTCAACGGGTTTGACTTCATTCTAGAACTCGATCTAGCGTTTTGTCATTTCTGGAGAGAATAACAGAGTTTGTTGAGCATCTGATGCATGCATTAACTAGTCAACCTTGCTGTCACCTTCTCTTCACTCAGATCCGCTTTTGTTTCGAATCTAGTAAGTGATTGAAGAACATGCATGATTGATTCCAAAGCCCTTTGGTTCATCTCAGTATTGATCTTCTTCTTTCTTGGTCCTTCGAGACTGTTTGAATCTAGAGATGTTCTGTTTCGCTCCTTGTCATTAATCAATAGATCTGATCGAGATCTTTTTCTATTCAAGCTTCCTTCTGGTTTCTCAAGTCAGTTTCTTACCGTCATAGCCGTCTCCGGTTGAAGACTTCCGTTCACGAAGTGAGTATGTCTTGCTGGTGTTTGAAGCTTTGTTCTTAAATTGTCTGGGCTATTCACTATAGGAGGATTCGCATGTCGTGGGTTCGGCCAAGATTGCTTCTGCGATTTGTCTTTGTTCAAAGGTGTTTCGTTGATGTCTCGCATGTTTGTTTCTTTGAAGTTTATGGATTTCATTTGATATGTTTTTAAGTTGTACTAGTTATGGATGTTGTTTATGATTTTCACGTAGACTCCCATCTGTGGGCTTAATTTTTCAGAGCGTTTGTGTTGTTCGCTGGACGTTGATTCCTGGGATTGTTCATCGCCGGACTATTGTAATATGTTTCATGTTTTAATAGAACTACCAGTGTTTAAAAAAAAGATTTATAGTTTTAAATCGGATTTTGGTTAAGTGGTTAATGAAAAAGAACTTGTGATACAATAAAGGTAAAAATCAAACTTATACACACAACAATTTAGTAGGCTTTTTATAGCCAATCACTGAAATGGGCTCGTAGCTTTCGCAATAAATATGTAATTCCTGAGTCGTTTTTTTTGGCTGAAAAAATACACTAATGCATAGACTATAATGTCATTAGCATGAGGAAGTTATGGCCTGCGGCCCTGCGGTCATGAAGCCCACGTGACTGCATTCTTTGTTCAAATTTGATATGTTAATGTGTTTCTTTCTCTTTTTTCTTTTCAAAAATGAAACTGTGCCATTAAGAAATTGGACAAATGTCAAACAATGACAGGAGATAATTCCCTATATGTGAATCTACGATCTTGTTCTATCTTTATAAAAACAACCGACCAGATTGTGATTTGTTATAGATATTTGTGATCTAAATCTTATCGAGACCAGCTCACAAATCTCAAAATTTAATAAAAAAAATTCTTGAGTAAAAGACCATACGTATGGCTGATGATAGAGACGACAAGTTCTGGATGGGCCGTATGCAATTAAGAACATCTTGTTTGCAAACATACGAATATCAACCAAAATTCTCAAAATCATTTTAACGTGTCTATATTATTATTTTTACCTGGCGAATACTTTATGTTACACGGGTCGACGACCAAAAATAATGCTCCTCACATGTAATGACTTTTCTCTTCTGTTGTTACATGCGGTTTCTCCGCGTTTCATACAATAGGGAACATAATCGATATTAGATGTGTTGTTAGATTTGTTTTCATAGAAAATTGACAAGTGATATTTTATTTGTATGATTTTTGATTATTTCGTTCGTCGTAGTACCCGACAACGCACATGGGATTTCGAATAATTTATTGTTTTGAGAATATTCTGAAAAGTAATATTTATTGTTTATTGTATTGTGTTTGCAATTCTACATAATTAATTAGTATCATAATCTTTGACCGGTATATGATTAACCGATGTTGACAAAATAAAATTTACCGATAACAATAAACTAGGATACTATGTCTATGATATTTGATAGTTTTTTTTGTCACGAAACTCTTATATTAAAATAGATGTTCAAAAGACTTAAACAGTTACAACCGGAAGTGAATTCGACGGCTAAATGAAACCGAAAAGTACTATAACAAAAGATAGACATGTTAAAGGGGTGAAGAAATCCGTAGACCTGCTTCACTTGAAACCATGAAACTAATGTTCCTAAGAACATACTAAGATTGGTACAACAACCGATGAAAGGGGACCTGGTTTGAAGATCGTTGGTGAACACCAACACTGATGATAAACCCACTGAAAAGCTAGATTTGGTTATGCAGTCCATTAAACAAACAAGATTAGCTCTTATACCAACTATGATAAACCGGAAGACTAGGTGAATCTCAACTGTGCCGGAAAACATATTGTTCGAAGAGACAAACGGTAAGGCGGCTGATATTGTGCCATGAACTCCGGTTCTAGAGCACTCACTAGAATGAACAAATGATGTTATTTCCATATAAACGAGACTCATCGTGACAGTTCTTGGCTTTGTTGATAGGTGGGTAGAAACCGGCTCTAAAGAATGGCTGACCTTGACCTTTATGACTTGGTACGTAAACTCGATGGTAGTTGATGGGTAGGCGGTGGTTGATATTTGATAGTTTCGATTGATATTTTTTGGGATTTTAGATTCTTAAATTGCTACTATATATTGAGAAGTTGAAAAAAATGAAATAACTACTGATGAGGAAATAAATATTCTTTCCAAATGATTATACATATAGGTTTCTCCAACCGAAAGAAACAGAATGATTGACTGATATTTAGCGTATGTAAGTTTCTAACAATCATTGCATAAGATCATATGATCTTTGATGTAATGTACCACAATATATCATGTAATTAAAAAAAATTGCTATTAACGAAAATCCTGTTAGGTGGGATGTTATGTACTAAAGCCACTAAACCTTCTAACCGGATTTTAAGATAAATTAAAATCAGTCATATGTTTCGTTTTCCAATTTCCAAGACTGTATATGCTCTAACCTACGTTAGCTAATGATCACTGGAGTTAAATGAGAATGTATGATGTATCAAAATGAGAAAGTATTACACGTATACATGTATTATGTATACATGAAAATATATACCAACCAGTGTTTTTAAAACCAGACCGACCCGATGGTTGAACCGGGTTCGACCATAAACCGGATACATAGCTGAGTTGGTTCTAATAATTGGTTCGACCATGAACCGTCACGTAGTGAGATTGCATTCCAGAGTTATTAAACTGATAAAAACCATTTAAAACTATCAAAAATCTCTAAACCATCTAATATAAACATAAAACTAGTTTATATTTACAATGTTTATGTTTTAAATTCATTTATATTTTAGATATGTATCATATTTACTAACATTACTTTTAAATTTATACACTAGAAATATGTTAACCCAGATTATTGAACCAGGTTTGACCCGGTCGAACCATATTGAACCATGACCCAAAAATTATCCGATTGAGCTTCCGGTCCGGTTTTAAAAACACTGATACCAACTTAACTTAATAAATGTTGAAAAAGTTCAAAAGAAAGTAAATCAATGTGAGTAAATTCATAGCCAACATTTAATAATGCAAAAGATATCAAACTTACGAAAATATGAGATGTACTTATCTCTTACATATTTATATGCAAACACAAGAAGCTTGCCAGCTTTCGCTGACAGTACGATGGGAATATATATAAATAGCCGTTGCAAATGCAAATTTGGATCCAGTGCACTTAACTAGTAACACTTACATCCAAAAGAAAAAAATCACAACAGGCTCTCAAAGAAACACACACATACATGAATAATTAAATAAAATATACTTATATGAAATGAGAAAGAATATAGTGATATAAATATTTTGGAAAATGTTAATACACTTTCCAAAATATTAAAAAAACCAATTATTTATATAAATATGAAGATTTGTTGTGCCTTAAACATGGGACGATGAACGAGTTTCATCGTTCATCAGGTACACGGTCGGTCCATGACACCCGGAAAACCCAGTTAGAGACAGTTCTCTTTCTCAAACTCTTGATCCTCTCATAGCTGCTTTTTGATATCAATCTCCTACTATCTGTTGACTCTACGTATTCTTTGAGCCTTTGCATCGCCAAATCGAGTGTCTCTTCACTCATGTTAGCGAAACAAACCCTAAACCAACCCGGTTCAGTACAATGACACGAGGAACCGGGTGAAATATTCAGTTTCACTTCGTATACAATCTTTTTCCATAGCTCAAGCTCTGCTTCGAATGTGTTTGTGTCCAAGAGATGTCTCATGTCAACCCAACAAAACAAACCAGCGTTGCTTTTAAGACAAGTAACCCCTGCAGCCTCAAGACCGGACACGAGTTGGTTTTGACGAATCTTGAGTCTTTTCTGGTTCTCGTTGAGGTATGTTCCTGTGAACTTCTTGTCGGAAAGCAATGCGGAGAGAAGGTACTGTGTTTGGGAAGAAACGAGGCCGAAACTCGACATTTTTGTCGCAGCCGAAACAACCATTTCGTCGTTGGAGTATATTGCTCCAACGCGAAAACCGGGTAAGCCTAGATCTTTGGAAAGACTGTAAACGACATGAACTCGTTTGGAGACTTCGCTGTTCTCGAGTTTCTTGTCTTTTAAGACATCCATGACACTAACGAACTGTTCAAACCCAAAAACTGTACCTGAATAGATCTC is a genomic window containing:
- the LOC106301527 gene encoding 1-aminocyclopropane-1-carboxylate synthase 9; protein product: MKQLSTKVTSNAHGQDSSYFLGWEEYEKNPYDEIKNPNGIIQMGLAENQLCFDLIETWLAKNPDAAGLKKDGQSIFKELALFQDYHGLPEFKKALAEFMEEIRGNRVTFDPSKIVLAAGSTSANETLMFCLAEPGDAFLLPTPYYPGFDRDLKWRTGAEIVPIHCSSSNGFQITESALQQAQKLDLKVKGVLVTNPSNPLGTMLTRRELNLLVDFITSKNIHLISDEIYSGTVFGFEQFVSVMDVLKDKKLENSEVSKRVHVVYSLSKDLGLPGFRVGAIYSNDEMVVSAATKMSSFGLVSSQTQYLLSALLSDKKFTGTYLNENQKRLKIRQNQLVSGLEAAGVTCLKSNAGLFCWVDMRHLLDTNTFEAELELWKKIVYEVKLNISPGSSCHCTEPGWFRVCFANMSEETLDLAMQRLKEYVESTDSRRLISKSSYERIKSLRKRTVSNWVFRVSWTDRVPDER